In the Cydia amplana chromosome 14, ilCydAmpl1.1, whole genome shotgun sequence genome, one interval contains:
- the LOC134653816 gene encoding uncharacterized protein LOC134653816: MRNTTTSTSMFTTSMSDLLISRPTADNTMNKDDRKRPLYMEDLIQALEDFDKKTKQDNFAESNRIGSTKDDDANRPLVKKDLWDLEDIMYCKDKHGPHEGIKDFNDVIKLINKGIKVQLEVTTPAVEDSDLNWVPIKIPKE, from the exons ATGAGAAATACAACAACCTCGACGAGTATGTTTACTACCAGCATGAGCGATCTACTAATTTCTCGACCAACAGCGGATAATACAATGAATAAAG aTGATCGAAAACGTCCTTTGTACATGGAAGATCTTATACAAGCTCTAGAAGATTTTGATAAGAAAACGAAACAAGATAATTTTGCTGAGAGTAACA GAATCGGTTCAACCAAAGATGATGATGCTAATCGTCCACTGGTAAAAAAAGATTTATGGGATCTCGAAGACATTATGT ATTGTAAAGACAAACATGGCCCACATGAAGGAATCAAGGATTTCAATGACgtcattaaattaattaacaaag GCATCAAAGTACAACTGGAAGTAACAACACCAGCCGTTGAAGACTCGGATTTAAATTGGGTTCCCATTAAAATACCTAAGGAATGA